Part of the Candidatus Purcelliella pentastirinorum genome is shown below.
ATATATTTACTCGTTTAATATTGATTAGATCAGATTCAATTATCATTAATTTTAAATCAATTTTATTATTATCCAATGGAGTAATAAAAAATTTTATTTTTGTTTTATATCTACCAATTTTATTATAAAAATCATTTAATGTTTTTTCAAAAGTTAAAAGCGAAAAACAATCTAAGGGTTTTCCTATAATTATTTTATGTAAATACATACTATCTTTTAATAATTTATAATCAATAAATTTATTACCTATAATACAAATATTTGAAATTATAGGTTTCTCTTTAACTTTTATAATTAGATCATATTTATCACGAAATATTTTTATTTCATCAAAATTACCTGTATGATATAATAATTTAATAAAATTACTGATATCTTCATTAGAAAATTTTTTTTTCTTTATAAAAAATGTTTCTGATATAATATTATGAAAAGTTAAATTTCTTAATCCATGTACATATATATTTTTTATTAAAAAAGTATTCATACTATGAACATTAAAACAAAAAAATAAAATTATTATAAATATTCTATTAACTAATATTTTCATTTAAATTTAAAAAATAAATACTAAATTAAAAAAAAAAACTAAAAATGAGATAAATCATTAAATAATGCAATAATCATTAAAATAATTAGTAAAATCGAACCTATGCGATAACTGTAAAAATGAAATTTTTCAGATAGAGGTTTTCCTTTTAATTTTTCAATTAAAAGAAATAATAAATATCCTCCATCTAATATTGGTATCGGAAATAAATTAATAACTCCTATATTAATACTAATCAAAGCAAGAAATCTCAAATAATAAATAATTCCATATCTAGCTGATACTCCAGAACTTTTGGCAATAAAAATTGGACCACTTAAGTTACTTACCTTGAATTCACCAAATATAGTTTTTAATAATAAATTGATAGTTAAACGTATAATATAAATTGTGTTTAAAATAGATTTTTTAATAGAAAAAAATATATTATATTTGTCAACTATTTTATAATCATTAGACAATACATTTTTTTCGGTATAAATACCTAAAAAATTTTTAAATTTATTATTTTTTATTAATTTAAATGGTAATCTAAATATATGTTTTATATTATTACGTATTATAACCAATTTAATTGAACTATTTTTATTACAAATTATTTGATTAATAAAATCAATTAATCCAGTAATCCTTACATTATTTACTTCATATAATATATCCCCTATTCGTAATTTAAATAATTCAGCTATAGAACCAGATTCTATATATGAAATTATATTACTAAAATTAAAATTAGGTTCAACAATACCTAAATATAAAAATGGATCATAATGATAATCAAAATTAAGTTTATTTAAACTAATATGTTTAATTATACAATTAGTATCATAAGATTTAGAAACACATAAATCTAATGATTTATTATTTATATTATGTAAAAAAATCATACGAACTGAATTCCAATCAGGTGTATTAACACCATCAACAGATTTGATAATCATACCAGGAATTATATTTAATTGGTCAGCTACAGAATTAGTTATAACGTTACTTACTATGGGACGAACATTATCTAAACCATGTACATATATTACACAATATAAAAATATTGCTAACAAAAAATTTGCAAAAGAACCAGAAAATATAATTAAACTTCTTTTGAATATACTTTGTTCACTAAAAATTTTTTTTTTTATAATTATTTTTGAACTTTTATCATCTTTTTCTAATATTTTTACATACCCACCTAAAGGAATAATACCTATAGAAAATTTGGTACCATATCTATCCTTTCTACTCCATAAAATCTTACCAAAACCAATAGAAAATTTTAATATTCCAATATTATAAAATCTTGCTACTAAAAAATGACCTAATTCATGAATGGTAACCAAAATTCCCAAGGTGATAATAAAAAAAGAAAAATTCCATATTAAATTTAACATCTATATTCCTGTAAAAATAATAAGTAATTAGAAATAAACGATAATACTATCGTTAAACTATCAATACGATCTAATATACCACCATGAGAAAAAAATAATTTACTACTATTTTTAACTTTACCTATTCTTTTAAACATACTTTCTTGCAAATCACCAAATAAAGATAAAATAGACATTAAAAAAGATATAATTATCACATTTAAATTACTAATATTTAATATTCCTACAAATTTATATATAAAAAAAATTAAAATTAAAAATAATACACCAAATAAATAACCCTCAAAAGTTTTACCAGGAGATAATTTCATAAATAATTTATTTACACCAAATAATACTCCAAAAATATAAGATGAAGAATCAAAAAACCATATTGGTATTAAAATATATAGTAATAAATAAGAACCATAATAATGATTTTTTGTGTAACACAATTGTCTAATAAAAATTATATCATAAAAAAAGGAAACTAAGATTAAAAGACCAAATAAAATTTTTAAAAAATATGAATCTTTCCAAAATAAAGATGATTTAGGATAATAAATTACTAAAAGAAATGATAATAAACACCATGTCAATGATAATAAATTTATAATTTTACTAAAAAAATTAATAAAAGCCAATGAAGATAATAGAAAAATTTTATAAAAACAAATAAAAATAATAAAACAAAAAATAAATATAAATTTATTAAATAATTCAATTTTATTAATTTTTATCCATTCAATAATTGATAAAACAAATAATAAAAAAATAAAAAATATAAATTTATATAAAGTTAAAAAAAATAAAACATAATATATTAAAGATATTAATATTAAAGTTATAATAATACGATTTAACAATATTTTTATTTCATATTTAAACATTTATAAACCACCAAAATTACGTTTTCTACAAAAATATGCATCTATTGCTATTTTAAATATTTTACTATCAAAATCAGGCCATAAAACATTAGTAAAATAAAATTCAGTATATGCAATTTGCCAAAGTAAAAAATTACTTAAACGATATTCACCACCTGTTCTAATTAATAAATCAACAGGAGGCAAATGATTTAAAGAAATTAATGTAGAAACAGTATTTTCATTTATTTTATTTAAATCAAGTAGTCCTCTTTGAATTAAACGAACAATTTTCTTAATTACTTTTACTATATCCCAACGACCGCCATAATTTATAGCAATATTCAATTGTAAACCAGTATTATATTTCGTTAAATTCTCCGAGTATAAAATAAGACTTATCAACTTTGAATCGAATTGATTTAAATTACCAATAACTTTTAAACAAATATTATTATTATGTATAAATTTAATTTTTGAACTTAATGTACATACAAATAATTTTATTAAAGCTAAAATTTCTTGTATGGGTCTACGCCAATTTTCACTACTAAAAGCATATAAAGTTAAAACATTTAATTTATTACACAAAGAAAAATCAATCGCTTTTAAAACAGCTTTAACACCCTTTTTATGCCCATATATGCGTGGTTTATTCCTTTTTTGAGCCCATCTACCATTACCATCCATAATAATAGCGATATGATTCAATGTATTTTTATTTTTTTTAATCATATATAAATTAACCAAAATTACATTATTATTTTATAATATTTCAAGTAAAAAACAGAATTAAAAAATATTTTTATTAAAATATTTATTTTTAATTTATTTTAATAATCAATATTATTAATTTATATAAATTAAAATATAAAAAAATTAAAAAATATCTATTAATATAAAATAAATATAAATTTAACTATTATTTTTATAAATTATTAAATTAAAATAAATTATTAATAAAATTAAAATAAATATATTTACATTCATATATAAATTTATTAAAAATTTTAAATTTCTCTTTTTTTTTCTATATAAATATCTTGAATTTTTTTCATATACTTATTTGTTAATTTTTGTATATCATTTTTTTTATTTCTTTCATTACTTATATTTATTTCTTTATTTTTTAATAATTTTTTTAATTTATTATTATAAATTCTTCTAATATTTCTGATAATTATTTTATTTTTTTCAGTTTCATCATGTAAAATTTTTTTTAAAAATAATTTTCTTTCTTTAGTTAGATAAGGAAATATTATTTTTATATTGTTTCCAATAACATTAGGATTTACTCCTAAATTAGACTTTAATATAGCTTTACAAATAATCGGTATAATACTAAAATCAAAAACAGATACCTTTAAAGTATTATTATTATCTACTGTAATATTAGAAATATATTTTAATAGACTAACATTACCATAATATTCTACAGATATATTTTCTAACAATGAAGTAGAAACTCTACCTGTTCTTATTTTACTAATATTAGTAATAAATTTATAAAAACATTTTTTCATATCATTATCTGTTTTATTTAAAATATCATTTAACATAAAGATAATCTCCTCAAAATATATGAAAATATATTATGATTTATTATAACTAAATTTTAATAAAAAAACTTATATTATTAAATAATAACAATTAGTTAAAATTTAAAAAAAATATAAAGAAATTAAAAATAAAAAATAATGAAAAATAGAATATAATACCTATTAATTAAATAGTTTATTATAAAATTATGTTTAAAATAATAAAATATATATTTTATAAATCTGATAAAAATAAAATTTAAAAATAAATATAAATAAATTATTAATAATAAAAATTATTTTTATAAATAAAAAAATGATATTTACATATTGTTCTAATGATATTATTTACTTAAAAAATATTATAAAAAAAATAATCATTAAAAATGAATCAAGTAATATATTTTCAAGTGAATATATTTTAATACAAAATAAATATATGGCTCAATGGCTACAAATATCTTTAACTAAAGATATTGGATTTATTTGTAATTTAAATTTTATATTTATGAATAATTTTTTAATAAAAATATTTCAATTAATATCTCATAATAAATTGACATGTCATAAATTAAATAAAAATATTTTAACTTGGACTATTATGTCAATTTTTAAAAAATATATATTTTGTAAAGAAATTAATATAATCAAAAAATACTTAAAATCAGATATTAATGATAATAAATTAATACAATTATCATATAAATTAGCTATTATTTTTGAAAAATATACAATATATAAAACAAAAATTATAGATGATTGGGAAAAAATAAATAATGTAAATGAAATTGAAGATAATAATAAATGGCAAGCATTTATATGGAAAAA
Proteins encoded:
- the rseP gene encoding RIP metalloprotease RseP gives rise to the protein MLNLIWNFSFFIITLGILVTIHELGHFLVARFYNIGILKFSIGFGKILWSRKDRYGTKFSIGIIPLGGYVKILEKDDKSSKIIIKKKIFSEQSIFKRSLIIFSGSFANFLLAIFLYCVIYVHGLDNVRPIVSNVITNSVADQLNIIPGMIIKSVDGVNTPDWNSVRMIFLHNINNKSLDLCVSKSYDTNCIIKHISLNKLNFDYHYDPFLYLGIVEPNFNFSNIISYIESGSIAELFKLRIGDILYEVNNVRITGLIDFINQIICNKNSSIKLVIIRNNIKHIFRLPFKLIKNNKFKNFLGIYTEKNVLSNDYKIVDKYNIFFSIKKSILNTIYIIRLTINLLLKTIFGEFKVSNLSGPIFIAKSSGVSARYGIIYYLRFLALISINIGVINLFPIPILDGGYLLFLLIEKLKGKPLSEKFHFYSYRIGSILLIILMIIALFNDLSHF
- a CDS encoding phosphatidate cytidylyltransferase; the protein is MFKYEIKILLNRIIITLILISLIYYVLFFLTLYKFIFFIFLLFVLSIIEWIKINKIELFNKFIFIFCFIIFICFYKIFLLSSLAFINFFSKIINLLSLTWCLLSFLLVIYYPKSSLFWKDSYFLKILFGLLILVSFFYDIIFIRQLCYTKNHYYGSYLLLYILIPIWFFDSSSYIFGVLFGVNKLFMKLSPGKTFEGYLFGVLFLILIFFIYKFVGILNISNLNVIIISFLMSILSLFGDLQESMFKRIGKVKNSSKLFFSHGGILDRIDSLTIVLSFISNYLLFLQEYRC
- the uppS gene encoding polyprenyl diphosphate synthase, with translation MIKKNKNTLNHIAIIMDGNGRWAQKRNKPRIYGHKKGVKAVLKAIDFSLCNKLNVLTLYAFSSENWRRPIQEILALIKLFVCTLSSKIKFIHNNNICLKVIGNLNQFDSKLISLILYSENLTKYNTGLQLNIAINYGGRWDIVKVIKKIVRLIQRGLLDLNKINENTVSTLISLNHLPPVDLLIRTGGEYRLSNFLLWQIAYTEFYFTNVLWPDFDSKIFKIAIDAYFCRKRNFGGL
- the frr gene encoding ribosome recycling factor, whose product is MLNDILNKTDNDMKKCFYKFITNISKIRTGRVSTSLLENISVEYYGNVSLLKYISNITVDNNNTLKVSVFDFSIIPIICKAILKSNLGVNPNVIGNNIKIIFPYLTKERKLFLKKILHDETEKNKIIIRNIRRIYNNKLKKLLKNKEINISNERNKKNDIQKLTNKYMKKIQDIYIEKKREI